Proteins co-encoded in one Setaria viridis chromosome 9, Setaria_viridis_v4.0, whole genome shotgun sequence genomic window:
- the LOC117840362 gene encoding ACT domain-containing protein ACR4 isoform X2: MDGDSSSSSWDSDDEYQKFIKKMNPPRVTIDNTSCANATIIHVDSANKYGILLEVVQVLTDLKLIVKKAYISSDGGWFMDVFNVTNQSGQKIMDESVLQGIKDYIYKSIAPGSCFLPSRRRAIGVEPSSDYTLIELTGTDRPGLLSEVSAVLTNLDCNVVNAEVWTHNERAAAVIQVTDRKSGLAISDADRLGRIKEWLRNVFKGRSRDAKTTVAMGITHTERRLHQMMLEDRDYERYDKDRANANPMPMVSVVNWLQKDYSVVTMRCKDRPKLLFDTVCTLTDMQYVVYHGSVDTEGPEAYQEYYIRHIDGSPVNSEAERKRIIQCLEAAIERRVSEGLKLELSTGDRVGLLSDVTRIFRENGLTVTRAEVATRGNKAINTFYVRDTAGSSVELKTLEAIRQEIGQTVLQVKGHPEHPKSPAQESPTRFLFSSLFRPRSL; the protein is encoded by the exons ATGG ATGGGGACTCGTCCTCTTCTTCTTGGGATAGTGACGATGAGTACCAGAAGTTCATCAAAAAGATGAACCCTCCAAG GGTCACGATTGACAACACGTCATGTGCAAATGCTACAATTATTCAT GTGGACAGCGCCAACAAGTATGGGATACTGTTGGAGGTTGTGCAGGTTCTCACTGACCTTAAGCTCATTGTCAAGAAAGCCTACATATCCTCTGACGGGGGATGGTTCATGGATG TGTTCAATGTGACGAATCAAAGTGGGCAGAAGATAATGGATGAATCTGTGCTTCAAGGGATAAAAGATTACATTTACAAG TCTATTGCACCTGGTTCTTGCTTTCTTCCTTCACGGAGGAGGGCCATTGGAGTCGAGCCTTCCTCCGACTACACCTTGATAGAGCTAACTGGGACTGACAGACCCGGTCTTCTCTCTGAAGTGAGCGCTGTGCTCACAAATCTGGACTGTAACGTGGTTAATGCTGAGGTGTGGACACATAATGAAAGAGCAGCAGCAGTCATCCAGGTCACTGATAGGAAGTCTGGATTAGCAATTTCGGATGCAGATAGGCTTGGCAGAATCAAGGAGTGGCTTCGCAATGTGTTCAAGGGGAGGAGTAGAGATGCCAAGACAACAGTTGCAATGGGGATAACCCACACAGAGCGACGGCTGCACCAAATGATGCTTGAGGATAGAGATTATGAAAGGTATGACAAGGATAGGGCGAATGCCAACCCCATGCCCATGGTCTCGGTTGTTAATTGGCTTCAGAAAGATTATTCTGTGGTGACAATGCGGTGCAAGGATCGACCAAAGCTTCTCTTCGACACAGTTTGCACGCTAACAGATATGCAATACGTGGTTTACCATGGGAGTGTGGATACTGAGGGCCCTGAAGCGTACCAG GAATATTATATAAGGCACATTGATGGATCGCCTGTCAATTCAGAGGCCGAGAGAAAACGAATCATCCAATGCCTTGAAGCAGCTATAGAACGGAGAGTATCCGAG GGCCTGAAGTTAGAGTTGTCAACAGGCGACAGAGTGGGTCTGTTGTCAGATGTGACACGCATTTTCCGTGAGAATGGTTTGACAGTCACAAGAGCAGAAGTTGCAACAAGGGGTAACAAGGCCATCAACACTTTCTATGTTCGTGACACAGCAGGGAGCTCGGTCGAGCTGAAGACGCTTGAAGCCATACGGCAGGAGATAGGCCAGACTGTGCTTCAAGTAAAAGGGCACCCTGAGCACCCGAAGTCACCGGCGCAAGAGTCGCCTACTAGGTTTCTCTTCAGCAGCCTCTTCAGACCAAGATCACTCTGA
- the LOC117840362 gene encoding ACT domain-containing protein ACR4 isoform X1, with the protein MAAFADGDSSSSSWDSDDEYQKFIKKMNPPRVTIDNTSCANATIIHVDSANKYGILLEVVQVLTDLKLIVKKAYISSDGGWFMDVFNVTNQSGQKIMDESVLQGIKDYIYKSIAPGSCFLPSRRRAIGVEPSSDYTLIELTGTDRPGLLSEVSAVLTNLDCNVVNAEVWTHNERAAAVIQVTDRKSGLAISDADRLGRIKEWLRNVFKGRSRDAKTTVAMGITHTERRLHQMMLEDRDYERYDKDRANANPMPMVSVVNWLQKDYSVVTMRCKDRPKLLFDTVCTLTDMQYVVYHGSVDTEGPEAYQEYYIRHIDGSPVNSEAERKRIIQCLEAAIERRVSEGLKLELSTGDRVGLLSDVTRIFRENGLTVTRAEVATRGNKAINTFYVRDTAGSSVELKTLEAIRQEIGQTVLQVKGHPEHPKSPAQESPTRFLFSSLFRPRSL; encoded by the exons ATGG CTGCATTCGCAGATGGGGACTCGTCCTCTTCTTCTTGGGATAGTGACGATGAGTACCAGAAGTTCATCAAAAAGATGAACCCTCCAAG GGTCACGATTGACAACACGTCATGTGCAAATGCTACAATTATTCAT GTGGACAGCGCCAACAAGTATGGGATACTGTTGGAGGTTGTGCAGGTTCTCACTGACCTTAAGCTCATTGTCAAGAAAGCCTACATATCCTCTGACGGGGGATGGTTCATGGATG TGTTCAATGTGACGAATCAAAGTGGGCAGAAGATAATGGATGAATCTGTGCTTCAAGGGATAAAAGATTACATTTACAAG TCTATTGCACCTGGTTCTTGCTTTCTTCCTTCACGGAGGAGGGCCATTGGAGTCGAGCCTTCCTCCGACTACACCTTGATAGAGCTAACTGGGACTGACAGACCCGGTCTTCTCTCTGAAGTGAGCGCTGTGCTCACAAATCTGGACTGTAACGTGGTTAATGCTGAGGTGTGGACACATAATGAAAGAGCAGCAGCAGTCATCCAGGTCACTGATAGGAAGTCTGGATTAGCAATTTCGGATGCAGATAGGCTTGGCAGAATCAAGGAGTGGCTTCGCAATGTGTTCAAGGGGAGGAGTAGAGATGCCAAGACAACAGTTGCAATGGGGATAACCCACACAGAGCGACGGCTGCACCAAATGATGCTTGAGGATAGAGATTATGAAAGGTATGACAAGGATAGGGCGAATGCCAACCCCATGCCCATGGTCTCGGTTGTTAATTGGCTTCAGAAAGATTATTCTGTGGTGACAATGCGGTGCAAGGATCGACCAAAGCTTCTCTTCGACACAGTTTGCACGCTAACAGATATGCAATACGTGGTTTACCATGGGAGTGTGGATACTGAGGGCCCTGAAGCGTACCAG GAATATTATATAAGGCACATTGATGGATCGCCTGTCAATTCAGAGGCCGAGAGAAAACGAATCATCCAATGCCTTGAAGCAGCTATAGAACGGAGAGTATCCGAG GGCCTGAAGTTAGAGTTGTCAACAGGCGACAGAGTGGGTCTGTTGTCAGATGTGACACGCATTTTCCGTGAGAATGGTTTGACAGTCACAAGAGCAGAAGTTGCAACAAGGGGTAACAAGGCCATCAACACTTTCTATGTTCGTGACACAGCAGGGAGCTCGGTCGAGCTGAAGACGCTTGAAGCCATACGGCAGGAGATAGGCCAGACTGTGCTTCAAGTAAAAGGGCACCCTGAGCACCCGAAGTCACCGGCGCAAGAGTCGCCTACTAGGTTTCTCTTCAGCAGCCTCTTCAGACCAAGATCACTCTGA